A region from the Melanotaenia boesemani isolate fMelBoe1 chromosome 11, fMelBoe1.pri, whole genome shotgun sequence genome encodes:
- the tspan36 gene encoding tetraspanin 36: MDCGIATSKIILLFLSLIFWAAGAALAYVGAYMIQSYGTFESFIQDKHTLIPAAIIIGISVVMFIFGLVGCCATLRESKFGLSFFFLIIMVIFAAEVAALVFTFIYQGKINTSLNRSMNDVFSKYDGQDAETTAVDLLQTRLQCCGISNYTSWTNTTWFRTHNNTVPPSCCKNETSQCTGRLDQLNLLNLEGCEAKLEHLLQDVLTYGMLVVLGFAIIKFFGMLSVCVITCKSGSRRSGYQPLYA; the protein is encoded by the exons ATGGACTGCGGGATCGCCACATCTAAGATCATCCTCCTTTTCCTCAGCTTGATATTTTGG GCAGCTGGAGCAGCATTGGCCTATGTTGGTGCCTATATGATCCAGAGCTATGGCACCTTTGAAAGTTTCATTCAGGACAAGCATACGTTGATCCCAGCAGCTATCATCATCGGCATCAGCGTGGTGATGTTCATTTTCGGTCTGGTGGGATGCTGTGCCACACTCCGCGAGTCCAAATTCGGCCTCAGCTTT ttctttctGATTATCATGGTAATCTTTGCAGCTGAAGTGGCTGCTTTGGTATTTACTTTCATCTACCAAGGCAAG ATAAATACAAGCCTGAATCGCTCTATGAATGACGTCTTCTCAAAGTATGACGGACAGGATGCTGAGACCACAGCTGTAGACTTGCTGCAGACTCGG TTGCAGTGTTGTGGCATCTCCAATTACACCAGCTGGACCAACACTACCTGGTTCAGAACCCACAACAACACAGTGCCACCatcctgctgtaaaaatgaaacttCACAGTGCACTGGCCGTCTGGATCAGCTGAACCTGCTTAACTTAGAA GGTTGTGAGGCCAAACTGGAGCACCTCCTACAGGATGTGTTGACTTATGGCATGCTGGTTGTTCTTGGTTTTGCCATCATCAAG TTCTTTGGGATGCTGAGCGTATGTGTGATAACCTGTAAATCTGGCAGCCGGAGGAGCGGCTACCAGCCTCTTTACGCCTGA